The following are encoded together in the Oceanobacillus zhaokaii genome:
- the yhaM gene encoding 3'-5' exoribonuclease YhaM, which yields MKKGIGYTSIGETFDDFILIKDATKGTASNGKAFLTLILRDATGEIEAKLWDVSKEDEELFVPEQIIKVTGDVNQFRGRAQLKIVSIRPVQVTDGVQISDFIEKAPVEKEILTEKLTEAIFEMENPTIQRIVRAFIKKYQEKLLVYPAASRNHHAYASGLAHHIVSMLQIARELHKLYPQINKDLLYAGIILHDIGKIKELSGIISTSYTLEGKLLGHIPIMVEEIGLMARDLKIEGEEVLILQHLVLSHHGKAEWGSPTPPLVREAELLHFIDLIDAKMNMLNSALNKVKPGEFTERLFAMDNRAFYKPTFEEN from the coding sequence ATGAAGAAAGGAATAGGTTATACATCGATTGGCGAAACGTTTGATGATTTTATTTTAATCAAAGATGCTACAAAGGGAACTGCCAGTAATGGAAAAGCATTTCTAACATTGATTTTACGAGATGCTACAGGGGAAATTGAAGCGAAGCTCTGGGACGTTTCGAAAGAAGATGAAGAATTATTCGTACCTGAACAAATCATTAAAGTGACTGGTGATGTAAACCAATTTCGTGGAAGGGCACAGCTTAAAATTGTTTCAATTCGTCCTGTTCAAGTAACCGATGGTGTGCAGATCTCGGATTTCATTGAGAAAGCACCAGTTGAAAAGGAGATTTTGACGGAGAAGCTGACAGAAGCAATATTTGAAATGGAAAATCCAACGATACAACGGATTGTTCGAGCATTTATTAAAAAGTACCAAGAAAAACTGCTCGTATATCCTGCTGCATCAAGAAATCATCATGCATACGCATCAGGGCTTGCACATCATATCGTAAGCATGCTGCAAATCGCTAGGGAGTTACATAAGCTATACCCGCAAATTAATAAGGACCTATTGTATGCAGGAATTATTTTACATGACATTGGAAAGATTAAAGAACTGTCAGGAATCATTTCTACTAGCTATACACTTGAAGGAAAATTACTTGGCCATATTCCAATTATGGTTGAGGAAATCGGACTCATGGCACGGGACTTAAAAATAGAAGGGGAAGAAGTATTGATTCTCCAGCATTTAGTGCTAAGTCACCATGGTAAAGCAGAATGGGGCAGTCCAACTCCACCACTTGTCAGGGAAGCAGAACTTTTACATTTTATTGATTTAATCGATGCGAAAATGAATATGCTGAATTCAGCATTAAATAAAGTTAAACCAGGAGAGTTTACGGAGAGATTATTTGCAATGGATAATCGAGCGTTCTATAAACCGACCTTTGAAGAAAACTAA
- a CDS encoding GbsR/MarR family transcriptional regulator, which translates to MVTPNNTKIADKIIIEFSKTIEMFGLTTLEARLFIYLYLSEEALTLDEMSEALGKSKTSMSTNIRSLLELNLVTRVWKKGIRKDLYEANSQLFKAFMNTYLNRWIDATNQQLDGLEDIKQLSKTEGENNPSIKDHKQLMNRLDNIISFHLQIEMLFNEMKQNINR; encoded by the coding sequence ATGGTTACACCAAATAATACAAAGATTGCTGATAAAATAATAATTGAATTTTCTAAAACTATTGAAATGTTTGGGTTAACAACACTTGAAGCACGTTTATTTATATATCTCTATCTTTCAGAGGAAGCTTTAACATTGGACGAAATGAGTGAAGCATTGGGGAAAAGCAAGACTTCAATGAGTACTAATATAAGAAGTTTACTGGAGTTAAACCTTGTTACACGGGTATGGAAAAAAGGCATAAGGAAAGATCTTTACGAAGCCAATTCACAGCTATTCAAAGCATTTATGAATACCTACCTTAACAGATGGATTGACGCTACCAACCAGCAACTGGATGGACTAGAGGATATTAAACAACTTTCTAAAACAGAAGGAGAAAATAACCCTTCTATAAAAGACCATAAGCAACTAATGAATCGTTTAGATAATATTATTAGCTTTCACTTACAGATAGAGATGCTATTTAATGAGATGAAACAAAATATAAATAGATAA
- a CDS encoding sporulation YhaL family protein, whose product MIAGIPWWVIVVIALIFVSAYMAFKARLAESRLEQQFIEREGRIYIERIESEREARENRKRELSN is encoded by the coding sequence ATGATTGCTGGAATACCTTGGTGGGTTATCGTTGTTATTGCGTTAATTTTTGTTAGTGCATATATGGCATTTAAGGCAAGACTCGCTGAAAGTAGATTGGAACAACAATTCATTGAACGTGAGGGAAGAATCTACATTGAACGAATTGAGAGCGAGAGGGAAGCAAGGGAAAATAGAAAAAGAGAATTATCGAATTAG
- a CDS encoding DUF1878 family protein, with protein sequence MKEIKINDSSSFHIHLLSKVIDMDQYPFIKLIIENNITFEEYKELMGSLHKLNETFEQQKEEGLMDYTILLIHFAGMLNEKLEPNRTIYALKKEGYFPSLMNTFIEIINRDEAKYKRR encoded by the coding sequence ATGAAAGAAATAAAGATAAACGATTCAAGTTCATTTCACATTCATTTACTATCTAAAGTTATCGACATGGACCAATATCCATTTATTAAGTTAATCATTGAAAATAATATCACTTTTGAAGAGTATAAAGAATTGATGGGCTCACTACATAAATTAAATGAAACATTTGAGCAACAAAAAGAGGAAGGGCTAATGGATTATACAATATTACTAATTCATTTCGCAGGGATGCTGAATGAAAAGTTAGAGCCGAATCGAACCATTTATGCATTAAAAAAAGAAGGATATTTTCCTTCTTTAATGAATACATTTATTGAAATTATTAATCGTGATGAAGCCAAATATAAACGAAGATAA
- a CDS encoding DUF5068 domain-containing protein produces the protein MLRKLFMLLTAMIVTTLILSACGSEKDEEPANASEAESEEAVTQEEEEPAEEPAAETEDAHVAEVEEGSEEQTDEVSSTEGATSDFSELITYMEEETEGTANVIYENAEPQVHTMEDVSVSLDSYSLVELTDFHTDYSIPFDDEIDGGVIIAQYTVTNNRAEDVYYMPAFYASFTGAPKDYNNYRDLLPLEGQLPSKLAPDNDYLLKAGESATGFYTYPFGKEHLESALDASTVTVEVPEPILEKGDFGSSIGKKGTFTLSLNEAGAEKVAANAAFYQDRVTAEDMGEKTMLEEAEGINKSEAIGDVTVTLDGYQFTEFTPNEVEAPRFENFTNGIVLLTVKFNLDNKGSEAIGLTLTPSKLTVNDGAQYMLQEGMLLNYSYDDLINAGESGELLQIYAMDKEQYDKIWKDKAFEIEIGPFKNQDAEDISKGKTANFEL, from the coding sequence ATTTTGAGAAAGTTATTCATGTTACTTACTGCCATGATAGTAACCACACTGATTTTAAGTGCCTGTGGAAGTGAAAAGGATGAAGAACCAGCAAATGCTTCGGAAGCGGAAAGTGAAGAAGCTGTTACGCAAGAAGAGGAAGAACCAGCAGAAGAACCGGCTGCAGAGACGGAAGATGCTCATGTAGCGGAAGTCGAAGAGGGTTCGGAAGAGCAGACTGATGAGGTTAGCAGTACGGAAGGGGCAACGAGTGATTTCTCGGAACTAATAACATATATGGAAGAGGAGACGGAAGGAACAGCAAACGTAATATATGAAAATGCGGAACCTCAAGTACATACAATGGAAGATGTATCAGTTTCACTTGATTCGTACTCATTAGTTGAACTAACTGATTTCCATACGGATTACAGTATTCCATTCGATGACGAAATAGATGGTGGAGTAATCATAGCCCAGTATACGGTAACAAATAATCGTGCTGAGGATGTGTATTACATGCCTGCATTTTATGCGTCCTTTACTGGTGCACCTAAGGATTACAATAATTACAGGGATTTATTGCCGCTTGAAGGTCAACTGCCTTCTAAATTAGCGCCTGATAATGATTATTTATTGAAAGCTGGCGAATCAGCAACAGGCTTTTACACTTATCCATTTGGCAAGGAACATTTAGAATCAGCTTTAGATGCATCTACTGTAACAGTAGAAGTTCCTGAACCAATTCTTGAAAAAGGAGATTTTGGTTCATCAATAGGTAAGAAAGGGACATTTACACTGAGTCTAAATGAAGCTGGTGCTGAAAAGGTTGCTGCTAATGCTGCATTTTATCAAGACAGAGTTACAGCAGAAGATATGGGTGAAAAAACGATGCTGGAAGAAGCTGAAGGGATCAATAAAAGCGAAGCTATAGGTGATGTTACTGTTACGCTTGATGGCTATCAATTCACAGAGTTTACTCCTAATGAAGTAGAAGCACCACGGTTTGAGAATTTTACGAATGGAATTGTACTTTTAACGGTGAAATTTAATCTAGATAATAAAGGATCGGAAGCAATTGGTTTAACTCTTACGCCTTCGAAGTTAACGGTGAATGATGGTGCACAGTACATGCTCCAGGAAGGAATGCTTCTTAATTATAGCTATGATGATCTGATTAATGCGGGAGAATCCGGAGAGTTGTTACAAATATATGCTATGGATAAGGAACAGTATGATAAGATCTGGAAAGATAAAGCATTTGAAATAGAAATTGGGCCATTTAAAAATCAAGATGCGGAAGACATCTCAAAAGGAAAGACAGCTAATTTTGAACTATAA
- a CDS encoding peptidylprolyl isomerase, with translation MKKLIIATALSASVLTLGACSSNDEVVVETSAGNITQDEFYNELKSRYGEGILQEMVTVKVLEDNYEVKKEDIDSEIQSMKDMYGEQYDMLITQQFGDEDTLRNIIKISLLQEQAAAEEVEVTDEELQELYDKKNKEVDASHILVADEKTANEVKKKLDEGGDFAELAAEYSTDGTAEDGGNLGYFSTGQMVPEFEDAAFSMKPGDISDPVQTQHGFHIIKVNDVREKEESIGKFEDVKEELRRELVAQKVDQTQLQEKVNGLIEDANVDVKIDEYKDLFKPAEKADTEEGSATEEDADTKKDTETEADTKKE, from the coding sequence ATGAAGAAACTAATAATCGCTACAGCGTTATCAGCAAGTGTATTAACCTTAGGAGCTTGTAGTTCGAATGACGAGGTTGTCGTCGAAACAAGTGCTGGGAATATAACGCAAGATGAGTTTTACAATGAATTAAAATCAAGATACGGTGAAGGCATTCTTCAAGAAATGGTAACCGTAAAAGTATTAGAAGATAATTATGAAGTAAAAAAAGAAGATATTGATAGTGAAATTCAATCGATGAAAGATATGTACGGTGAACAGTATGATATGTTAATCACACAGCAATTTGGTGATGAAGATACATTGCGTAATATTATCAAGATTTCACTTCTGCAAGAACAAGCAGCTGCTGAAGAAGTAGAAGTAACAGATGAAGAGCTACAAGAACTATATGATAAGAAAAATAAAGAAGTAGATGCATCCCATATACTCGTTGCAGATGAAAAAACTGCAAATGAAGTAAAGAAAAAGCTTGATGAAGGCGGAGATTTCGCTGAACTTGCTGCTGAATATTCTACAGATGGCACAGCTGAAGATGGCGGTAACTTAGGATATTTCTCTACTGGACAAATGGTTCCTGAATTCGAAGATGCAGCATTCAGTATGAAGCCTGGTGACATCAGTGATCCTGTTCAAACACAACACGGTTTCCATATTATTAAAGTGAATGATGTTCGTGAAAAAGAAGAAAGCATTGGCAAATTTGAAGATGTTAAAGAAGAGTTACGTCGTGAGCTAGTTGCACAGAAAGTAGATCAAACACAGTTGCAAGAAAAAGTTAATGGCTTAATTGAAGATGCAAATGTTGATGTTAAAATCGATGAATATAAAGATTTATTCAAACCTGCTGAAAAAGCAGATACAGAAGAAGGCAGTGCGACAGAAGAAGATGCTGACACTAAAAAGGATACAGAAACTGAAGCAGATACAAAGAAAGAATAA
- a CDS encoding DUF3267 domain-containing protein — protein MNCWKSVSSTKEFGQNRLFLTSSLVAILTFILLYVPFSIIHEVNYVDEAGTIPFIIVLCILPFLHTSMHILPLIMMKKRVKIIFNQTKSTGLPINYYVKTHLTKKAAIIVAIAPTLLLTLPGLITSYYFREYFVYILLLTCIHIGISFIDFWYIKQIIHAPKTAYIEKGQDGVDILLKAN, from the coding sequence ATGAATTGTTGGAAATCAGTAAGTTCGACGAAAGAATTTGGGCAGAATCGCCTTTTTCTAACATCATCCTTAGTAGCGATATTAACCTTTATCCTACTCTATGTTCCCTTTTCCATTATTCATGAGGTAAATTATGTGGATGAAGCTGGGACTATACCATTTATTATCGTATTGTGCATATTACCATTCCTGCATACATCTATGCATATTCTACCATTAATCATGATGAAGAAACGAGTAAAAATAATTTTCAATCAAACGAAATCAACTGGACTTCCTATTAATTATTACGTAAAAACACATTTAACAAAGAAAGCAGCAATTATAGTGGCAATAGCACCAACTCTACTATTAACATTACCTGGCCTTATAACAAGTTATTACTTTAGAGAATACTTTGTATATATTTTACTTCTTACCTGTATCCATATCGGTATTTCATTTATCGATTTTTGGTATATTAAGCAAATAATCCATGCTCCCAAAACCGCCTACATCGAAAAAGGACAGGATGGAGTAGATATATTATTGAAAGCAAACTAA
- a CDS encoding GbsR/MarR family transcriptional regulator: MPDNKENANWDLYEVTIDKFIQVIAKNMNLYGITPSIGRLYGVLYFSEEPMTLDDMREALSMSKTSMSTGVRTLSDMKMVESTFKKGIRKDLYQAEEDWYKSFTSLFGNRWRKQTETNIEEAQESIEKLEQLLHETEDEQLKDRIKQDLMKLYYAKNYYDWLMKFITVMASGEIFNYIPKNK, from the coding sequence TTGCCAGACAACAAAGAAAATGCAAATTGGGATTTATATGAAGTAACTATTGACAAATTCATTCAGGTGATTGCTAAAAACATGAACTTATATGGAATTACACCTTCCATTGGACGATTATATGGCGTCTTATATTTTTCAGAAGAGCCAATGACACTAGATGATATGCGCGAGGCATTATCAATGAGTAAAACAAGTATGTCTACAGGTGTACGCACGTTATCCGATATGAAAATGGTAGAATCCACTTTTAAAAAAGGTATTCGCAAAGATCTTTATCAAGCGGAAGAGGATTGGTATAAATCGTTTACTTCTCTATTCGGCAATCGTTGGCGAAAACAAACAGAAACGAATATTGAAGAAGCACAGGAATCGATTGAGAAGCTTGAACAATTACTTCATGAAACAGAAGATGAACAATTAAAGGACAGAATTAAGCAAGACTTAATGAAACTATATTACGCTAAAAATTACTATGATTGGTTAATGAAATTTATCACTGTCATGGCCTCGGGAGAGATATTTAACTATATACCTAAAAATAAATAA